From Zingiber officinale cultivar Zhangliang chromosome 5B, Zo_v1.1, whole genome shotgun sequence, the proteins below share one genomic window:
- the LOC121987931 gene encoding uncharacterized protein LOC121987931 produces the protein MALLSSAAAPPSTRRHSTHFPFLIRRHRPNTSPPVSLNFTGAASRQTPFLSLEETGTHRTPHGLRVDARSTDSHLCEQERLKFDWWGSLSLGEAVSDDELWAAVRLRVRTFYKFNESFGIEDYKTYVTKREFDGLQDRIVGRTPGYNAVACINATLPVSTFGSYAEELCSLCKFSRDGEEHIVVGTLDVNWCLQLPDELTGIKPEGIGVDLTRAYISNVCVAEELQRNGLGYALISKSKQVALSWGITDLYVHVVVGNEGARKLYDKSGFVYESEEPTWRARFLGRPRRFLLWANLR, from the exons ATGGCGCTGCTCTCCTCGGCCGCCGCTCCGCCGTCGACGCGCCGTCACTCCACCCATTTTCCCTTCCTGATCCGGAGACACCGTCCGAACACTTCTCCTCCTGTCTCTCTCAACTTCACAGGAGCTGCTTCGCGCCAAACCCCCTTCTTGTCCTTGGAGGAGACGGGTACTCACCGGACGCCCCATGGTCTTCGCGTGGACGCCCGATCCACCGATTCCCATCTATGCGAGCAAGAAAGGTTGAAATTTGACTGGTGGGGTTCCCTCTCCTTGGGGGAAGCTGTATCGGACGACGAGCTGTGGGCCGCCGTCCGCCTCCGGGTTCGCACCTTCTATAAATTCAATGAGTCCTTTGGTATCGAG GATTACAAGACGTATGTTACGAAAAGGGAATTCGATGGTTTGCAAGATCGCATTGTTGGAAGAACTCCAGGATACAATGCAGTTGCTTGTATAAATGCCACACTGCCAGTATCCACATTTGGTAGTTATGCAGAAGAACTCTGCTCTCTGTGTAAG TTTTCGCGCGATGGAGAAGAACATATAGTTGTGGGAACCTTGGATGTCAATTGGTGCCTCCAATTGCCTGATGAATTGACAGGAATTAAGCCCGAG GGAATTGGAGTTGATCTCACGAGGGCATATATAAGTAATGTATGTGTCGCCGAGGAGCTGCAAAGAAATGGTTTGGGCTATGCATTAATTTCCAAATCCAAGCAAGTTGCTCTCTCTTGGG GCATAACTGATCTATATGTTCATGTTGTGGTCGGCAATGAAGGCGCGAGAAAGTTGTACGATAAGAGTGGTTTTGTTTATGAAAGCGAAGAGCCTACTTGGCGAGCAAGATTTCTCGGAAGGCCCCGAAGATTTTTGCTTTGGGCTAATTTAAGATAA
- the LOC121987932 gene encoding SNF1-related protein kinase catalytic subunit alpha KIN10-like isoform X2, with the protein MEGSSRGSSAVVALQNYKLGKNIGMGSFSRVKLAEHLLTGHKVAIKIQCRHAVKSKGMEEKVIREIKILRLLRHPHIVRMYEAIETHSNIYIVTEHVASGELFDYIVERGRLQEDEARRFFQQIISGVEYCHRNMVVHRDLKPENLLLDSKRNIKISDFGLSNVMRDGYFLKTSCGSPNYAAPEIISEKLYAGPEVDVWSCGVILYALLCGSLPFFDENTPNLYKTIKRGEYTLPSHLSALPEDLIRKMLVVDPMKRITIGQIREHEWFKIRLPRYLAVPPPHTSQQAKKIDEGILLQVTKMGFNRDQLIESLHNRIQNEATVSYYLLFDNRFHDTTAGYLGGGFQETMSRAHPREIMTEVLKALRDLNVSWKNIGNYNIKCLYLPRRANDQGIVETEGAGTTAVKFEMQLYKSLEEKYLLDLMRVSGPQLQFLDLCADLLVQLRVV; encoded by the exons ATGGAAGGATCTAGTAGAGGTAGCAGCGCTGTTGTAGCCTTGCAAAATTATAAGCTAGGAAAGAATATTGGCATGGGGTCATTTAGCAGGGTTAAACTTGCAGAGCATTTGTTGACGGGCCACAAGGTTGCTATCAAGATCCAATGTCGTCATGCAGTAAAGAGCAAGGGAATGGAAGAAAAAG TGATACGagaaatcaaaattttaagaCTATTAAGGCATCCTCATATTGTGCGTATGTATGAGGCGATTGAGACACATTCAAACATTTATATTGTCACGGAGCATGTGGCGTCGGGCGAGCTGTTCGATTATATTGTTGAAAGGGGGAGGTTACAAGAGGATGAAGCTCGTCGCTTCTTCCAACAG ATCATATCCGGCGTGGAGTATTGCCACAGAAACATGGTAGTTCATCGGGACCTAAAACCAGAGAACTTGTTGTTGGATTCAAAGCGCAATATTAAAATTTCCGACTTTGGCTTAAGTAACGTCATGCGCGATGGCTATTTTCTGAAGACGAGCTGTGGGAGCCCAAATTATGCTGCTCCCGAG ATTATCAGTGAAAAATTGTATGCTGGACCTGAGGTAGATGTGTGGAGTTGTGGTGTCATTCTTTACGCTCTTCTTTGTGGTAGCCTTCCCTTCTTCGATGAGAATACGCCAAACTTGTATAAGACAATAAAG CGGGGGGAATATACTCTTCCTAGTCATTTGTCTGCTCTTCCTGAGGATTTGATTCGTAAAATGCTGGTGGTTGATCCTATGAAGAGAATAACTATCGGCCAAATTCGTGAACATGAATGGTTCAAGATTCGTCTTCCTCGCTATCTGGCTGTTCCTCCACCACATACTTCACAGCAAGCTAAAAAG ATCGACGAAGGCATCCTTCTGCAGGTGACTAAAATGGGCTTCAACAGAGACCAGTTGATCGAGTCTCTCCATAACAGGATACAAAATGAG GCAACTGTTTCGTATTATTTGCTCTTCGACAATCGGTTCCACGACACGACCGCCGGCTACCTTGGCGGCGGTTTCCAAGAAACCATG TCTCGAGCCCATCCTCGTGAAATCATGACAGAGGTACTCAAGGCTCTGCGAGACCTGAATGTTTCTTGGAAGAATATTGGAAATTACAACATCAAGTGCCTTTATCTTCCTCGCCGTGCTAATGACCAAGGCATTGTCGAAACAGAGGGTGCTGGAACCACGGCAGTGAAGTTTGAAATGCAG CTTTACAAGAGCTTAGAAGAGAAGTACCTTCTGGATTTGATGAGGGTGAGCGGCCCTCAGCTTCAATTTCTTGATTTGTGTGCTGACCTCCTTGTTCAGCTTAGAGTTGTGTAA
- the LOC121987932 gene encoding SNF1-related protein kinase catalytic subunit alpha KIN10-like isoform X4 — translation MEGSSRGSSAVVALQNYKLGKNIGMGSFSRVKLAEHLLTGHKVAIKIQCRHAVKSKGMEEKVIREIKILRLLRHPHIVRMYEAIETHSNIYIVTEHVASGELFDYIVERGRLQEDEARRFFQQIISGVEYCHRNMVVHRDLKPENLLLDSKRNIKISDFGLSNVMRDGYFLKTSCGSPNYAAPEIISEKLYAGPEVDVWSCGVILYALLCGSLPFFDENTPNLYKTIKRGEYTLPSHLSALPEDLIRKMLVVDPMKRITIGQIREHEWFKIRLPRYLAVPPPHTSQQAKKIDEGILLQVTKMGFNRDQLIESLHNRIQNEATVSYYLLFDNRFHDTTAGYLGGGFQETMVQECLHTSSSDIAIPNRLPAFPNTEKKWALGFESRAHPREIMTEVLKALRDLNVSWKNIGNYNIKCLYLPRRANDQGIVETEGAGTTAVKFEMQSLEEKYLLDLMRVSGPQLQFLDLCADLLVQLRVV, via the exons ATGGAAGGATCTAGTAGAGGTAGCAGCGCTGTTGTAGCCTTGCAAAATTATAAGCTAGGAAAGAATATTGGCATGGGGTCATTTAGCAGGGTTAAACTTGCAGAGCATTTGTTGACGGGCCACAAGGTTGCTATCAAGATCCAATGTCGTCATGCAGTAAAGAGCAAGGGAATGGAAGAAAAAG TGATACGagaaatcaaaattttaagaCTATTAAGGCATCCTCATATTGTGCGTATGTATGAGGCGATTGAGACACATTCAAACATTTATATTGTCACGGAGCATGTGGCGTCGGGCGAGCTGTTCGATTATATTGTTGAAAGGGGGAGGTTACAAGAGGATGAAGCTCGTCGCTTCTTCCAACAG ATCATATCCGGCGTGGAGTATTGCCACAGAAACATGGTAGTTCATCGGGACCTAAAACCAGAGAACTTGTTGTTGGATTCAAAGCGCAATATTAAAATTTCCGACTTTGGCTTAAGTAACGTCATGCGCGATGGCTATTTTCTGAAGACGAGCTGTGGGAGCCCAAATTATGCTGCTCCCGAG ATTATCAGTGAAAAATTGTATGCTGGACCTGAGGTAGATGTGTGGAGTTGTGGTGTCATTCTTTACGCTCTTCTTTGTGGTAGCCTTCCCTTCTTCGATGAGAATACGCCAAACTTGTATAAGACAATAAAG CGGGGGGAATATACTCTTCCTAGTCATTTGTCTGCTCTTCCTGAGGATTTGATTCGTAAAATGCTGGTGGTTGATCCTATGAAGAGAATAACTATCGGCCAAATTCGTGAACATGAATGGTTCAAGATTCGTCTTCCTCGCTATCTGGCTGTTCCTCCACCACATACTTCACAGCAAGCTAAAAAG ATCGACGAAGGCATCCTTCTGCAGGTGACTAAAATGGGCTTCAACAGAGACCAGTTGATCGAGTCTCTCCATAACAGGATACAAAATGAG GCAACTGTTTCGTATTATTTGCTCTTCGACAATCGGTTCCACGACACGACCGCCGGCTACCTTGGCGGCGGTTTCCAAGAAACCATGGTGCAGGAGTGCTTGCATACGAGTTCAAGTGACATTGCAATTCCAAATCGCCTACCAGCTTTCCCTAATACGGAAAAAAAATGGGCTCTAGGATTTGAG TCTCGAGCCCATCCTCGTGAAATCATGACAGAGGTACTCAAGGCTCTGCGAGACCTGAATGTTTCTTGGAAGAATATTGGAAATTACAACATCAAGTGCCTTTATCTTCCTCGCCGTGCTAATGACCAAGGCATTGTCGAAACAGAGGGTGCTGGAACCACGGCAGTGAAGTTTGAAATGCAG AGCTTAGAAGAGAAGTACCTTCTGGATTTGATGAGGGTGAGCGGCCCTCAGCTTCAATTTCTTGATTTGTGTGCTGACCTCCTTGTTCAGCTTAGAGTTGTGTAA
- the LOC121987932 gene encoding serine/threonine protein kinase OSK1-like isoform X3, with the protein MEGSSRGSSAVVALQNYKLGKNIGMGSFSRVKLAEHLLTGHKVAIKIQCRHAVKSKGMEEKVIREIKILRLLRHPHIVRMYEAIETHSNIYIVTEHVASGELFDYIVERGRLQEDEARRFFQQIISGVEYCHRNMVVHRDLKPENLLLDSKRNIKISDFGLSNVMRDGYFLKTSCGSPNYAAPEIISEKLYAGPEVDVWSCGVILYALLCGSLPFFDENTPNLYKTIKRGEYTLPSHLSALPEDLIRKMLVVDPMKRITIGQIREHEWFKIRLPRYLAVPPPHTSQQAKKIDEGILLQVTKMGFNRDQLIESLHNRIQNEATVSYYLLFDNRFHDTTAGYLGGGFQETMVQECLHTSSSDIAIPNRLPAFPNTEKKWALGFELYKSLEEKYLLDLMRVSGPQLQFLDLCADLLVQLRVV; encoded by the exons ATGGAAGGATCTAGTAGAGGTAGCAGCGCTGTTGTAGCCTTGCAAAATTATAAGCTAGGAAAGAATATTGGCATGGGGTCATTTAGCAGGGTTAAACTTGCAGAGCATTTGTTGACGGGCCACAAGGTTGCTATCAAGATCCAATGTCGTCATGCAGTAAAGAGCAAGGGAATGGAAGAAAAAG TGATACGagaaatcaaaattttaagaCTATTAAGGCATCCTCATATTGTGCGTATGTATGAGGCGATTGAGACACATTCAAACATTTATATTGTCACGGAGCATGTGGCGTCGGGCGAGCTGTTCGATTATATTGTTGAAAGGGGGAGGTTACAAGAGGATGAAGCTCGTCGCTTCTTCCAACAG ATCATATCCGGCGTGGAGTATTGCCACAGAAACATGGTAGTTCATCGGGACCTAAAACCAGAGAACTTGTTGTTGGATTCAAAGCGCAATATTAAAATTTCCGACTTTGGCTTAAGTAACGTCATGCGCGATGGCTATTTTCTGAAGACGAGCTGTGGGAGCCCAAATTATGCTGCTCCCGAG ATTATCAGTGAAAAATTGTATGCTGGACCTGAGGTAGATGTGTGGAGTTGTGGTGTCATTCTTTACGCTCTTCTTTGTGGTAGCCTTCCCTTCTTCGATGAGAATACGCCAAACTTGTATAAGACAATAAAG CGGGGGGAATATACTCTTCCTAGTCATTTGTCTGCTCTTCCTGAGGATTTGATTCGTAAAATGCTGGTGGTTGATCCTATGAAGAGAATAACTATCGGCCAAATTCGTGAACATGAATGGTTCAAGATTCGTCTTCCTCGCTATCTGGCTGTTCCTCCACCACATACTTCACAGCAAGCTAAAAAG ATCGACGAAGGCATCCTTCTGCAGGTGACTAAAATGGGCTTCAACAGAGACCAGTTGATCGAGTCTCTCCATAACAGGATACAAAATGAG GCAACTGTTTCGTATTATTTGCTCTTCGACAATCGGTTCCACGACACGACCGCCGGCTACCTTGGCGGCGGTTTCCAAGAAACCATGGTGCAGGAGTGCTTGCATACGAGTTCAAGTGACATTGCAATTCCAAATCGCCTACCAGCTTTCCCTAATACGGAAAAAAAATGGGCTCTAGGATTTGAG CTTTACAAGAGCTTAGAAGAGAAGTACCTTCTGGATTTGATGAGGGTGAGCGGCCCTCAGCTTCAATTTCTTGATTTGTGTGCTGACCTCCTTGTTCAGCTTAGAGTTGTGTAA
- the LOC121987932 gene encoding SNF1-related protein kinase catalytic subunit alpha KIN10-like isoform X1 — MEGSSRGSSAVVALQNYKLGKNIGMGSFSRVKLAEHLLTGHKVAIKIQCRHAVKSKGMEEKVIREIKILRLLRHPHIVRMYEAIETHSNIYIVTEHVASGELFDYIVERGRLQEDEARRFFQQIISGVEYCHRNMVVHRDLKPENLLLDSKRNIKISDFGLSNVMRDGYFLKTSCGSPNYAAPEIISEKLYAGPEVDVWSCGVILYALLCGSLPFFDENTPNLYKTIKRGEYTLPSHLSALPEDLIRKMLVVDPMKRITIGQIREHEWFKIRLPRYLAVPPPHTSQQAKKIDEGILLQVTKMGFNRDQLIESLHNRIQNEATVSYYLLFDNRFHDTTAGYLGGGFQETMVQECLHTSSSDIAIPNRLPAFPNTEKKWALGFESRAHPREIMTEVLKALRDLNVSWKNIGNYNIKCLYLPRRANDQGIVETEGAGTTAVKFEMQLYKSLEEKYLLDLMRVSGPQLQFLDLCADLLVQLRVV; from the exons ATGGAAGGATCTAGTAGAGGTAGCAGCGCTGTTGTAGCCTTGCAAAATTATAAGCTAGGAAAGAATATTGGCATGGGGTCATTTAGCAGGGTTAAACTTGCAGAGCATTTGTTGACGGGCCACAAGGTTGCTATCAAGATCCAATGTCGTCATGCAGTAAAGAGCAAGGGAATGGAAGAAAAAG TGATACGagaaatcaaaattttaagaCTATTAAGGCATCCTCATATTGTGCGTATGTATGAGGCGATTGAGACACATTCAAACATTTATATTGTCACGGAGCATGTGGCGTCGGGCGAGCTGTTCGATTATATTGTTGAAAGGGGGAGGTTACAAGAGGATGAAGCTCGTCGCTTCTTCCAACAG ATCATATCCGGCGTGGAGTATTGCCACAGAAACATGGTAGTTCATCGGGACCTAAAACCAGAGAACTTGTTGTTGGATTCAAAGCGCAATATTAAAATTTCCGACTTTGGCTTAAGTAACGTCATGCGCGATGGCTATTTTCTGAAGACGAGCTGTGGGAGCCCAAATTATGCTGCTCCCGAG ATTATCAGTGAAAAATTGTATGCTGGACCTGAGGTAGATGTGTGGAGTTGTGGTGTCATTCTTTACGCTCTTCTTTGTGGTAGCCTTCCCTTCTTCGATGAGAATACGCCAAACTTGTATAAGACAATAAAG CGGGGGGAATATACTCTTCCTAGTCATTTGTCTGCTCTTCCTGAGGATTTGATTCGTAAAATGCTGGTGGTTGATCCTATGAAGAGAATAACTATCGGCCAAATTCGTGAACATGAATGGTTCAAGATTCGTCTTCCTCGCTATCTGGCTGTTCCTCCACCACATACTTCACAGCAAGCTAAAAAG ATCGACGAAGGCATCCTTCTGCAGGTGACTAAAATGGGCTTCAACAGAGACCAGTTGATCGAGTCTCTCCATAACAGGATACAAAATGAG GCAACTGTTTCGTATTATTTGCTCTTCGACAATCGGTTCCACGACACGACCGCCGGCTACCTTGGCGGCGGTTTCCAAGAAACCATGGTGCAGGAGTGCTTGCATACGAGTTCAAGTGACATTGCAATTCCAAATCGCCTACCAGCTTTCCCTAATACGGAAAAAAAATGGGCTCTAGGATTTGAG TCTCGAGCCCATCCTCGTGAAATCATGACAGAGGTACTCAAGGCTCTGCGAGACCTGAATGTTTCTTGGAAGAATATTGGAAATTACAACATCAAGTGCCTTTATCTTCCTCGCCGTGCTAATGACCAAGGCATTGTCGAAACAGAGGGTGCTGGAACCACGGCAGTGAAGTTTGAAATGCAG CTTTACAAGAGCTTAGAAGAGAAGTACCTTCTGGATTTGATGAGGGTGAGCGGCCCTCAGCTTCAATTTCTTGATTTGTGTGCTGACCTCCTTGTTCAGCTTAGAGTTGTGTAA